From Prochlorococcus marinus XMU1419, a single genomic window includes:
- a CDS encoding CocE/NonD family hydrolase, producing the protein MYGSRWFDKSLVLRDNIKLTSRIWLPNGDGPWPALLMRQPYGREIASTITYSHPSWWASKGYMVIIQDVRGMGASEGVFNGFKQEASDTSETHEWVRSLEECNGKLGLYGFSYQGFTQLTGELYSTPPDCLSPAMTGFNIKDHWCSDGGAFWWNNNIAWGLQIAALKMKREKKIFEWGKIRSALENKSYLREGIDTLKKYDPNSFVLEWLKNFNSDCPFEEFKPISTWIKQPMLIIGGLWDPHLRGAFDLYKKSKEAGGSPEIIIGNATHLNWWEGSQESLLKFFDKHLKSDERFNSKNSKSEKKIWNISLNKWEELNNKVNPEFIFGLKSDGTANVEVEDGNLTLNSEGSGWFTIVSDPWRPTPSDGGHLGPNPGTFNRSIIDKRLDVGVFQTNSFEEDQYLRGIPTLEILVRSDQPNFDICLALSLVEEGNEKVNQFSTGFLRVKNSKTSEECKYQITMQPTNICLIKGSKLRLSISAAAYPAIGVNPGFGEGNVGAPSANHRIITLSFGLNKTFMKMTPFFSK; encoded by the coding sequence ATGTATGGTTCAAGATGGTTTGATAAGTCTCTAGTACTTAGAGATAATATCAAACTTACATCAAGGATTTGGTTGCCTAATGGTGATGGGCCATGGCCCGCATTATTAATGAGACAACCTTATGGAAGGGAAATAGCTTCAACAATAACCTATTCTCATCCTTCATGGTGGGCTTCCAAAGGATATATGGTAATCATTCAGGATGTAAGAGGCATGGGTGCTTCTGAGGGAGTTTTTAATGGTTTCAAACAAGAAGCTAGCGATACTTCAGAAACACACGAATGGGTGAGGTCTCTTGAAGAATGTAATGGAAAACTTGGCTTATATGGTTTCTCATATCAAGGATTTACTCAACTAACTGGTGAATTATATTCAACGCCTCCTGATTGTTTATCTCCAGCAATGACTGGGTTCAACATTAAAGATCATTGGTGTTCTGATGGAGGGGCATTTTGGTGGAATAACAATATTGCATGGGGACTCCAAATAGCAGCACTAAAAATGAAAAGAGAAAAAAAAATATTTGAGTGGGGAAAGATAAGATCAGCTTTAGAAAATAAAAGTTATTTAAGGGAAGGAATTGATACTTTAAAAAAATATGATCCTAATAGCTTTGTTTTGGAATGGCTTAAAAATTTTAATAGTGATTGCCCATTTGAAGAATTTAAACCAATTTCAACATGGATTAAACAACCTATGTTAATTATTGGAGGACTTTGGGATCCACATTTAAGAGGTGCCTTTGATCTTTATAAAAAATCTAAAGAAGCTGGTGGGAGCCCAGAGATTATTATTGGGAATGCGACACATCTAAATTGGTGGGAGGGATCACAAGAATCTTTATTAAAATTTTTTGATAAACATTTAAAATCAGATGAAAGATTTAATTCTAAGAATTCAAAAAGCGAGAAAAAAATATGGAATATTTCATTAAATAAATGGGAAGAATTAAATAATAAAGTTAACCCTGAATTTATTTTTGGGCTCAAGAGCGATGGCACAGCAAATGTAGAGGTTGAAGATGGAAATCTTACCTTAAATTCAGAAGGATCAGGATGGTTCACAATTGTGAGTGACCCATGGCGACCTACTCCATCTGACGGTGGTCATCTAGGTCCAAATCCAGGAACGTTTAATAGAAGTATCATTGATAAACGCTTGGATGTAGGTGTTTTTCAAACCAATTCTTTTGAAGAAGATCAATATTTAAGAGGAATTCCCACATTAGAAATCCTAGTAAGAAGTGATCAGCCCAATTTCGATATCTGCCTTGCTTTATCTCTAGTTGAAGAAGGTAATGAGAAGGTGAATCAATTTTCAACAGGATTCTTAAGGGTTAAAAACTCCAAAACAAGTGAAGAATGCAAATATCAAATAACAATGCAGCCAACAAATATTTGTTTGATTAAGGGAAGCAAGCTTCGCTTATCCATATCTGCAGCAGCTTATCCCGCTATTGGCGTTAATCCTGGATTTGGGGAAGGAAATGTTGGAGCGCCTTCAGCAAATCATAGAATTATTACTCTAAGTTTCGGCCTTAATAAAACATTTATGAAAATGACCCCTTTTTTTAGTAAATAA